In Phyllobacterium zundukense, one DNA window encodes the following:
- a CDS encoding L-threonylcarbamoyladenylate synthase: MARIIGTDEQAIRTAATALAGGKLVAIPTETVYGLAADATNGDAVAGIFEAKGRPHFNPLICHVCDIAMAERYAVIDLLSRRLMDAFWPGPLTLVLPLKPDTAIHPLVAAGLDTIALRMPRGVAGKIIAALDRPLAAPSANTSGKISGTSAEAVADDLGSKIALILDAGPSEVGLESTIVKVDSAEVLLLRPGGLAAEEIEALIGDKLKRIDQRSAIEAPGMMASHYAPAAGVRLNVHEVREGEALLAFGPVRASGAHLAAASLNLSEAGNLREAAANLFDYMKRLDRLGSAVIAVEPIPFNGLGEAINDRLVRAAAPRIPSMTVEQIK; encoded by the coding sequence TTGGCCCGGATCATAGGAACAGATGAGCAGGCAATTCGGACGGCAGCCACTGCGCTCGCCGGGGGAAAGCTTGTCGCCATCCCCACCGAGACAGTCTATGGACTTGCCGCCGACGCCACCAATGGAGATGCCGTCGCCGGCATTTTCGAGGCGAAGGGCCGGCCGCATTTCAATCCACTGATCTGCCATGTCTGCGACATCGCCATGGCGGAACGCTATGCCGTCATCGATCTTCTCTCGCGGAGGCTGATGGATGCCTTCTGGCCGGGGCCTCTCACACTCGTACTGCCTTTGAAACCGGACACGGCTATTCATCCTCTGGTCGCGGCGGGTCTTGATACGATAGCGCTGCGCATGCCGCGCGGCGTTGCGGGAAAGATCATCGCCGCGCTGGACCGGCCGCTGGCCGCCCCCAGCGCCAACACATCCGGCAAGATCAGTGGAACGAGCGCCGAAGCGGTTGCCGATGATCTTGGCTCGAAGATTGCGCTGATCCTCGACGCGGGTCCATCCGAGGTCGGGCTGGAATCAACAATCGTCAAAGTCGATAGTGCTGAAGTGCTGCTGCTCCGGCCCGGCGGGCTCGCCGCGGAAGAAATAGAAGCCCTCATCGGTGACAAGCTCAAACGCATCGACCAGCGCTCTGCCATCGAAGCGCCTGGCATGATGGCTTCGCACTATGCGCCGGCGGCGGGCGTGCGGCTCAATGTGCATGAGGTGCGGGAAGGGGAGGCACTGCTTGCCTTCGGCCCTGTGCGCGCCAGTGGTGCCCATCTGGCCGCGGCAAGTCTCAATCTCAGCGAGGCCGGTAATCTGCGCGAAGCCGCCGCCAACCTCTTCGATTATATGAAACGCCTCGACCGCCTCGGCAGTGCGGTGATCGCGGTAGAGCCGATCCCCTTCAACGGACTTGGCGAAGCCATCAATGACCGGCTTGTCCGTGCTGCCGCGCCGCGGATACCCTCGATGACTGTGGAACAGATAAAATGA
- a CDS encoding FAD-binding oxidoreductase: MTLTPELVERFVAIVGDRHALRDPNDIEPYLIEPREKFGGRTSLVLRPAEVEEVSAILKLATQTGTAIVPQGGNTGLVGGQMPDESGQQVILSLSRLNRIRSIDPAGNLAIVEAGVVLKTLQEAAEKEGRLFPLSLGSEGSCQIGGNLSSNAGGTAVLAYGNTRELCLGVEVVLPTGEVLNDLRYVKKDNTGYDLKDLFVGAEGTLGVITAAVMKLFPLPKGKGVAYAGLASPEDALKLLGLAQSHAGPSLTGFELMPRIGVEFSVAHTDGVRDPLQERHNWYVLIDISSSRSAEDARETIEAILTEAFEAGLVEDATIAESTAQEQSFWHMREAMSHAQRPEGGSIKHDISVPVARIPEFIAEADAAVLDLIPGARIVSFGHMGDGNLHYNISQPVGADKEAFLARWVEVNKRVHDIVRSYKGSISAEHGIGQLKRKELSETKSPVALDLMRRIKTSFDPAGIMNPGKVI; encoded by the coding sequence ATGACCCTGACGCCAGAACTTGTAGAGCGTTTTGTTGCGATTGTCGGTGACAGACACGCGCTGCGCGATCCGAACGACATCGAACCCTATCTGATCGAGCCGCGTGAGAAATTCGGCGGCAGGACATCACTGGTCCTGCGGCCTGCAGAAGTCGAAGAAGTATCGGCCATACTCAAATTGGCGACGCAAACCGGCACGGCAATCGTCCCGCAAGGTGGAAATACAGGTCTTGTTGGTGGTCAGATGCCGGATGAAAGCGGTCAGCAGGTCATTCTGTCCCTGTCGCGCCTGAACAGGATCCGCTCCATCGACCCGGCTGGCAATCTCGCCATCGTCGAGGCAGGCGTTGTGTTGAAGACGCTGCAGGAAGCCGCCGAGAAAGAAGGCAGGTTGTTTCCGCTGTCCCTCGGCTCGGAAGGCTCCTGCCAGATTGGCGGCAATCTCTCCTCCAACGCGGGTGGAACGGCGGTTCTTGCCTATGGCAACACCCGTGAGCTCTGTCTTGGTGTCGAGGTCGTCCTGCCCACGGGTGAAGTGCTCAACGATCTGCGTTATGTCAAGAAAGACAATACCGGTTACGACCTGAAGGATCTGTTCGTCGGCGCGGAAGGCACGCTGGGGGTCATCACCGCCGCGGTGATGAAGCTTTTCCCTCTGCCGAAGGGCAAAGGCGTTGCCTATGCCGGGCTCGCCAGTCCGGAAGATGCACTGAAACTCCTCGGCCTTGCCCAGAGCCATGCCGGCCCGTCGCTCACCGGTTTCGAGCTCATGCCGCGCATCGGCGTGGAATTTTCCGTCGCCCATACCGACGGCGTGCGCGATCCGCTGCAGGAACGGCACAATTGGTATGTCCTCATCGATATTTCCTCGTCGCGGTCCGCCGAAGATGCCCGGGAAACCATCGAGGCAATCCTGACCGAGGCCTTCGAGGCAGGTCTCGTTGAAGATGCGACCATTGCGGAAAGCACGGCCCAGGAGCAATCCTTCTGGCATATGCGCGAGGCCATGTCGCATGCGCAACGGCCGGAAGGCGGTTCGATCAAGCACGATATTTCCGTGCCGGTCGCGCGAATACCGGAATTCATCGCGGAGGCCGACGCGGCCGTGTTGGACCTCATCCCCGGCGCACGCATCGTTTCCTTCGGCCACATGGGCGACGGCAATTTGCACTACAACATTTCCCAGCCTGTCGGTGCCGACAAGGAGGCTTTTCTTGCCCGCTGGGTCGAGGTCAACAAGCGGGTTCATGACATTGTCCGCTCTTATAAGGGCTCGATCTCGGCCGAGCACGGTATAGGCCAGTTGAAGCGCAAGGAGCTTTCGGAAACGAAATCGCCCGTGGCACTGGATCTGATGCGCCGGATCAAGACATCGTTCGATCCCGCAGGCATCATGAATCCGGGAAAAGTGATCTGA
- a CDS encoding DUF6101 family protein, with product MKKTGAKPVWAGREFRLDPFHLPQTVTYATRDDRADITFTLHERGAVVKRLLPASHLPVSLALPACAFLGVTARATEDEIGDITVTLELMHTDPHLSVPLLVAHDLNDIAADWRAWSSLFKLPMMLVEEDGVARQLDQSVGPVAVSTPKERRQGHEPRRRRPRFLARRKMGDLGLRLVIGGEEIIAQGAK from the coding sequence ATGAAGAAAACCGGAGCCAAGCCGGTTTGGGCAGGTCGGGAATTCCGGCTTGACCCATTCCATCTACCCCAGACGGTCACCTATGCCACGCGCGACGACCGTGCCGACATCACCTTCACGCTGCACGAACGGGGTGCAGTGGTGAAGCGGTTGCTGCCGGCAAGCCATTTGCCTGTCTCGCTCGCATTGCCTGCCTGCGCCTTCCTCGGCGTAACAGCACGTGCGACGGAAGACGAGATCGGTGACATTACGGTAACGCTGGAACTCATGCATACGGATCCGCATCTGTCGGTGCCGTTGCTGGTCGCACACGACCTTAATGATATTGCTGCCGATTGGCGCGCCTGGTCATCGCTGTTCAAACTGCCGATGATGCTCGTCGAGGAAGACGGTGTCGCGCGGCAGCTCGATCAGAGCGTGGGGCCGGTTGCTGTTTCAACACCAAAGGAGCGCCGTCAGGGCCACGAACCGCGTCGCCGCCGTCCGCGCTTCCTTGCCCGCCGCAAGATGGGCGATCTTGGCCTGCGGCTGGTGATCGGCGGCGAGGAGATTATTGCGCAGGGCGCGAAGTAG
- the ubiA gene encoding 4-hydroxybenzoate octaprenyltransferase, with protein sequence MTSEKDIIQSTEARGRVFDAPSGHWVYRTLPNWLWPYAQLARWDRPIGWWLLLWPCWWATALAASAGAKVGTPLWSVLPSPYHLILFLIGAIAMRGAGCTYNDLADEDIDNKVARTRSRPLPSGQVTRKQAKIFLVLQALVGLAVVVQFNLFTIVLAIGSLVIVAIYPFMKRITNWPQLVLGLAFSWGALVGWSAHFGSLDWPAVLLYAGSILWVIGYDTIYAHQDKEDDALVGVHSTARLFGSRTREALMVLYGGALGLFLGAFAVAEVPMPAVAGLLAAGAHMYRQIMTLDIDNPTECLRLFKSNTIVGWLIFLGLVFGGLWTVVKPLF encoded by the coding sequence ATGACATCAGAAAAAGACATCATCCAGTCAACGGAAGCCCGTGGCCGCGTTTTCGATGCGCCGTCGGGCCATTGGGTCTATCGCACCTTGCCGAACTGGCTCTGGCCTTATGCACAGCTGGCACGCTGGGACCGGCCCATCGGCTGGTGGCTCCTGCTGTGGCCGTGCTGGTGGGCGACTGCGCTTGCGGCGAGTGCAGGTGCAAAGGTCGGCACACCACTTTGGTCGGTGCTGCCCTCACCCTATCACCTGATCCTGTTTCTGATTGGCGCCATCGCCATGCGCGGCGCGGGCTGCACCTATAATGATCTTGCCGATGAGGACATCGACAACAAGGTTGCCCGTACCCGCTCGCGTCCGCTTCCCTCCGGTCAGGTGACCCGCAAACAAGCGAAGATCTTTCTGGTCCTGCAAGCACTGGTAGGGCTGGCGGTTGTCGTCCAGTTCAACCTCTTCACCATCGTCCTTGCCATCGGATCGCTGGTCATTGTTGCCATTTATCCCTTCATGAAGCGAATCACCAATTGGCCGCAACTCGTTCTTGGCCTTGCCTTTTCCTGGGGTGCGCTTGTCGGTTGGTCGGCACATTTCGGCTCGCTCGACTGGCCAGCTGTCCTGCTTTATGCGGGATCGATCCTGTGGGTGATCGGCTATGACACGATCTATGCCCATCAGGACAAGGAGGATGACGCGCTGGTTGGCGTACATTCCACAGCCAGGCTGTTTGGCAGCCGCACACGCGAAGCGCTGATGGTTCTCTACGGCGGCGCGCTGGGCCTGTTCCTCGGGGCATTTGCCGTTGCCGAAGTGCCGATGCCAGCCGTGGCGGGGCTGCTGGCTGCAGGCGCGCATATGTACCGCCAGATCATGACGCTCGACATTGACAACCCGACCGAATGCCTGCGCCTGTTCAAGTCGAATACCATCGTCGGCTGGCTGATCTTCCTTGGCCTGGTGTTTGGCGGGCTGTGGACCGTCGTCAAGCCACTCTTCTAG